The following proteins are co-located in the Arctopsyche grandis isolate Sample6627 chromosome 3, ASM5162203v2, whole genome shotgun sequence genome:
- the LOC143923045 gene encoding uncharacterized protein LOC143923045 produces MPNRNLQKNRHDENSKDIGKLLYNEKNKNPAISGDLHYTYIVRSRNMVALKERKGHVRMPSECGVAGGCCESDGLQEMTVSERLSTTCRKMILSCFVHIARKNVESLEKLVVTGTSE; encoded by the coding sequence ATGCCAAACAGAAATCTACAGAAGAATAGGCATGACGAAAACAGCAAAGACATAGGAAAACTGCTCTATAATGAGAAGAATAAAAATCCGGCAATTTCTGGTGATCTTCATTATACCTATATTGTACGGAGTCGAAACATGGTTGCTTTAAAAGAAAGAAAGGGACATGTTCGGATGCCTTCGGAATGTGGTGTTGCAGGTGGATGCTGTGAATCTGATGGACTGCAAGAGATGACAGTTtcagagagactctccacaacatgCAGGAAAATGATTCTCTCATGTTTTGtccatattgccaggaagaatgtggagagtctagagaagctggtagtcaccggaacatCAGAGTGA